A genomic window from Halomonas sp. LR3S48 includes:
- a CDS encoding NfeD family protein: MDWNPALIWLAIALLLGLAELSSGALVLLALGIAAALTSALAALGLTLPWQLLAMGVFSGILLPLAIKVIRPWFSPSGVAYGTTGTGVEQGHSYTTLKRDFDGATGIKINGDFYRLRVAETGETELPEGTLVVFQAFDGTTAIVSHTQPL; this comes from the coding sequence ATGGACTGGAACCCCGCCCTGATCTGGCTGGCCATCGCCCTGCTGTTGGGCCTGGCCGAACTCTCCTCCGGCGCCCTGGTGCTGCTGGCGCTGGGCATTGCCGCCGCGCTCACCTCGGCCCTGGCGGCGCTGGGGCTCACCCTGCCCTGGCAGTTGCTCGCCATGGGCGTGTTCTCCGGCATACTGCTGCCGCTTGCGATCAAGGTGATCCGCCCCTGGTTCTCGCCCAGCGGGGTCGCCTACGGCACCACGGGCACCGGCGTGGAACAGGGGCACAGCTATACCACCCTGAAGCGCGACTTCGATGGCGCAACCGGCATCAAGATCAACGGCGATTTCTATCGCCTGCGAGTGGCCGAAACCGGCGAGACCGAGCTGCCCGAAGGTACGCTCGTGGTCTTCCAGGCGTTCGACGGCACCACCGCCATCGTCAGCCACACCCAACCGCTCTGA